In Primulina eburnea isolate SZY01 chromosome 5, ASM2296580v1, whole genome shotgun sequence, a single window of DNA contains:
- the LOC140831403 gene encoding uncharacterized protein encodes MTVFTVVDAPSSYNIILGRPAMNEMRAVASTYHQKIKFPVRGRVGEVKGDQPSSRKCYGETVRVDQKKARREGKGKESQEEELAGISPRVAEHKLNIRLGSRPVKQKKRHFSLEKDKVIEEQVGELLRASYIREVQFLTWLSNVVFVPKSTGKWRMCVNFRDLNKACPKTVIHSPN; translated from the exons ATGACAGTCTTTACAGTGGTGGATGCCCCATCCTCGTACAACATCATTTTGGGGAGGCCAGCTATGAATGAAATGAGAGCTGTGGCCTCCACTTATCATCAGAAAATTAAATTTCCAGTTCGAGGACGGGTCGGGGAAGTCAAGGGAGATCAACCCTCTTCTCGGAAATGTTATGGTGAGACCGTCCGGGTAGACCAGAAGAAGGCGAGAAGGGAGGGGAAGGGGAAGGAGAGTCAAGAGGAG GAACTAGCCGGGATCTCACCCCGAGTGGCTGAGCACAAGTTAAATATTCGCCTGGGATCCCGGCCTGTGAAGCAGAAGAAGAGGCACTTCAGCCTTGAAAAAGATAAAGTCATTGAAGAGCAAGTAGGAGAGCTGTTGAGGGCCAGCTACATCAGAGAAGTCCAATTCCTTACTTGGCTCTCAAATGTGGTCTTCGTCCCAAAATCTACCGGGAAGTGGAGAATGTGCGTCAATTTCAGGGACCTGAATAAAGCTTGCCCAAAGACTGTTATCCACTCCCCGAATTGA